A single window of Leptospira semungkisensis DNA harbors:
- a CDS encoding DAPG hydrolase family protein: MLLGLVALLLAVNFGLLFFSKPRRLDDLLSGEFETAVERLSNGTFQVSVRTPMPGVSPDMVRLWFAEYLRTTEDYKRWHPKAHVWMDWEAKQPGILVGASHLVHEYIGPSLMKLRINFVDPKIFFGSDPNDKDRFVACALVGDLNMPVNFGLLCHAVSQTAEGVEMRSRFWLGHIAGRGSKFSIFRLAWLANLPMIRFAAMRRSTAKHLQIHCFEEMSILAGFLPSLSHSS; the protein is encoded by the coding sequence GTGCTCCTCGGATTAGTGGCGTTGTTGCTGGCAGTAAACTTTGGGTTACTATTCTTCTCAAAACCTCGCCGATTGGACGATCTTCTCAGCGGAGAATTTGAAACGGCAGTGGAAAGACTTTCTAACGGAACATTCCAAGTCTCCGTGCGCACGCCAATGCCTGGAGTGTCTCCTGATATGGTAAGACTCTGGTTCGCAGAATATCTCCGGACTACAGAAGATTATAAACGTTGGCATCCCAAGGCTCATGTTTGGATGGATTGGGAAGCGAAACAACCAGGGATTTTGGTAGGTGCGAGTCACCTTGTGCATGAATATATAGGTCCTAGCTTGATGAAGCTCAGGATCAATTTTGTGGATCCGAAAATATTTTTCGGTTCGGATCCGAATGACAAGGATCGCTTTGTCGCCTGTGCGTTAGTCGGTGATCTTAATATGCCTGTGAATTTCGGCCTTCTATGCCATGCAGTTTCGCAAACAGCAGAGGGAGTTGAAATGCGTTCTCGCTTTTGGCTCGGCCATATTGCAGGCCGAGGAAGTAAGTTTAGCATATTCAGACTCGCGTGGCTGGCTAACTTGCCTATGATCCGCTTCGCGGCCATGCGTCGTTCGACTGCTAAGCATTTACAAATTCATTGTTTTGAAGAAATGAGTATATTGGCAGGCTTCCTACCTTCGTTATCGCATTCTTCTTAA
- a CDS encoding GDSL-type esterase/lipase family protein, with protein sequence MLTYLRRFLCIIFLSYFILCSMLWPNQISAEESKSKQSAGVQVIRQFGDSITYGYGFVECAGIPGFCMTYWTYNSRLYQCASCAIYSWGGGYRGWMTELALQPSTQFLFATEGYQCGGSYTAQWETNSMSHDGYPGFRTDQLVPLALLPSNASITLVHAGTNDFVQGKSVSSAETNLTQIVQNLIAQNAKTKIYVAQIVRFVKPASTCIGCADHSVLNPLVKQYNDWIQNTLANNFPKQVVVVNMYDSLQTQTDYSPDGVHPGMVGYQKMACSWIRAIKQMPSSPSDPCNGFSFGEKKKQKVPSESELQKSMPPSELINRIMQGKS encoded by the coding sequence ATGCTCACTTACCTACGTCGTTTCTTGTGCATTATCTTTTTATCATACTTCATTTTATGCAGTATGCTCTGGCCAAATCAAATTTCGGCTGAGGAATCTAAATCGAAGCAATCTGCCGGCGTGCAAGTTATCCGACAATTCGGAGACTCAATTACGTATGGCTATGGTTTTGTTGAATGTGCGGGAATACCCGGATTCTGTATGACATATTGGACATATAACAGCCGACTCTATCAATGCGCAAGCTGTGCTATTTATTCCTGGGGAGGAGGATATCGCGGGTGGATGACTGAATTAGCATTACAACCTTCGACTCAATTTCTTTTTGCAACAGAAGGTTATCAATGCGGAGGATCGTATACTGCTCAATGGGAAACCAATTCCATGTCACACGACGGATACCCCGGCTTCCGCACAGATCAATTAGTGCCGTTAGCTTTGCTTCCAAGTAACGCGTCAATCACACTGGTTCATGCCGGAACAAATGATTTTGTACAAGGTAAATCCGTCTCCTCAGCAGAAACGAATCTGACTCAGATCGTACAAAATTTGATCGCACAAAATGCAAAGACCAAGATCTATGTAGCACAAATTGTTCGTTTCGTGAAACCTGCGTCCACTTGCATTGGATGCGCAGACCATAGCGTCTTAAACCCACTCGTCAAACAATACAACGACTGGATCCAAAACACTCTGGCAAATAACTTTCCAAAGCAAGTCGTAGTAGTGAACATGTATGATTCACTTCAAACGCAAACGGATTATTCTCCCGATGGAGTCCATCCAGGTATGGTCGGATACCAAAAAATGGCCTGCTCTTGGATTCGTGCGATCAAACAAATGCCTTCCTCACCTTCGGATCCATGCAATGGCTTCTCCTTTGGCGAAAAGAAAAAGCAAAAAGTACCTTCTGAATCAGAGCTACAAAAGTCAATGCCCCCTTCGGAGCTCATAAACCGAATTATGCAAGGAAAGTCATAG
- a CDS encoding DUF3147 family protein — translation MQHLIFKYLITSFLVVLISEIARRNDKVGGLIASLPIITILTLLWLHFENAGQEKISNHAYYTFWFVLPTLPMFLIFPKLYLSYGFWTALSVSILFTILLFVAYSRILERFGIRLF, via the coding sequence ATGCAGCATTTAATATTCAAATATCTGATTACTTCTTTCCTGGTGGTATTGATCTCCGAAATAGCAAGGAGAAATGACAAAGTGGGCGGCTTAATCGCCTCCTTGCCAATAATAACTATATTAACTTTGCTATGGTTACACTTTGAGAATGCCGGGCAGGAGAAGATAAGCAATCATGCTTATTATACATTCTGGTTCGTTCTGCCGACCTTGCCCATGTTTTTGATTTTTCCTAAATTATATCTATCATACGGTTTTTGGACCGCATTGTCTGTTAGCATTCTTTTTACGATTCTACTTTTTGTGGCATATTCCCGCATCTTAGAACGCTTTGGAATTAGATTGTTTTGA
- a CDS encoding transposase — protein sequence MSSAQSQHSPNNDYTNNNLSSIRLTSKSHLGINKDFYLAITKKFLDNFYPKTCTTLACENHILDKEISTRPDVIRCSKCHAQQSRLSYTPLHHFKLDLWMFGYVLHESLIQFPKVLTSTEISKRLKISYKAASLLKRRFQLFCSDQLPKYKDLTYNALNHQFKDFLLPPNENKDISKKMANKPYVCVDTAVLYSAGERANKGRKRYSSKGQTSSIYLSPKLGGKQVGTLVQTIGIKNGPVFFTSVPNQKAETLGPIIRDHIPTSSALFSDLGYSWLWGVYRNHRAVNHSARSSDNRFRWARNRYSKNGIHSQVSEGNNRLLKTAFASYGWIKPEYSTLYLNEFSFIKNANVFGLDVLVNDGLSRELFVSNRRWLREEPVKIRSKRSSLRKYLQLLAEDVILQIDHVIRI from the coding sequence ATCTCTTCAGCGCAATCCCAACATTCGCCTAATAACGATTATACGAACAATAACCTCTCCTCTATTAGACTTACTAGCAAATCTCATTTAGGAATCAACAAGGACTTCTACTTAGCTATTACTAAGAAATTCCTGGATAACTTCTACCCAAAAACCTGTACAACTCTCGCGTGTGAAAATCATATCTTAGATAAAGAGATTTCTACTAGACCAGATGTGATTCGATGTTCTAAATGCCATGCTCAACAATCTAGACTATCATATACTCCCCTTCACCATTTTAAATTGGATCTCTGGATGTTCGGGTATGTATTACATGAATCTCTTATCCAATTCCCTAAGGTATTAACTTCTACAGAAATCAGTAAAAGACTAAAGATCAGTTATAAAGCAGCTAGTTTGCTCAAAAGAAGATTCCAGTTATTCTGTTCTGATCAGTTACCGAAGTATAAAGACCTAACCTACAATGCATTAAATCATCAGTTTAAAGACTTCTTACTACCTCCCAATGAGAACAAAGACATTTCTAAGAAAATGGCTAATAAACCCTATGTATGCGTAGATACAGCCGTTTTATACTCTGCTGGGGAAAGAGCTAATAAAGGTAGAAAGAGATACAGTAGTAAAGGACAAACCTCTTCTATTTACCTATCTCCTAAGCTTGGAGGTAAACAAGTCGGAACCCTAGTACAAACTATCGGTATAAAAAATGGTCCTGTATTCTTTACTTCTGTGCCTAACCAAAAAGCAGAAACACTAGGACCTATTATTAGAGATCATATACCTACTTCATCTGCTTTATTTAGTGATCTAGGATATTCATGGCTTTGGGGAGTCTATAGGAACCATCGAGCAGTTAACCACTCGGCAAGATCTTCTGATAACAGATTTAGATGGGCTAGGAATAGATATTCAAAAAATGGAATACACTCACAGGTATCAGAGGGAAATAATAGGCTACTGAAAACAGCTTTTGCTTCTTATGGGTGGATAAAGCCAGAGTATAGTACTTTATATCTGAATGAATTTAGTTTTATTAAGAATGCGAATGTATTTGGTTTAGATGTACTAGTTAATGATGGTTTGAGTAGGGAGCTTTTTGTATCTAATCGGAGGTGGCTACGAGAGGAGCCGGTGAAGATTAGATCTAAAAGATCCTCACTCCGAAAGTATCTTCAACTTCTTGCTGAAGATGTAATTTTGCAGATAGACCATGTCATCCGGATTTGA